The DNA window AGCATTTGACGGTTGCAGCAATCTTACGAGCATCACCATGCTTGGCAAGTCGGCTGACAACGCTGCTGAAGCCGTTTCACGCGCTCCGCGTAAAGCCCGGCTTACAGAGGATGCCTTCAGGGGAATAAATCCCAACTGTCTTATCTACATTCCTGAAGACAGTGGCATCGAACTCGGAACAATGCGTAACGTCATTGTAAATCAGGGAAGCTCACGTGTGGCCGATACCGATATCGTGCTTGAACAGGGTTATCCTTTCAATGCGCCGGCAAGCTTCAGCCTTGGAGCAAACAGTATTTCTATGACGATTGACATCCCCGGCAGCATCAGCGACGACAATGACGGCTGGAAGGGTGTGATACTTCCGTTCGCTCCTGATTCTGTGGCTTATGGCGAAGAGTTTGTTCCGCGTGGAGAAAAGGTGCTCAATCTCCTTACACTCAACAGCGAGGAAGGCGATACATTTACCTCTGCCGACAGCATCGTTGCCAATCGTCCTTATCTGGCTAACCTCCATGCTCCGTTTGCAACAGTTCCGGTGACATTCATTGCACGTGGAAAATCTGCGGACTCTGAGATTGTCTATGATGTCAACTATACGCCTCTCGCAGAGGAAATGAGCGTCAATGGCCGTGGTCTCACTCTCTATGGCGCCTATGGTGCGGATAATGATAAGTCGGATGTCTATGTGCTCGATGAAAACGGCGTGGCATTCCGTCGTGCTGCCACCGACAGCGTAGCCGTCACTCCGTTCTCTGTGTTTGTATGTCCGTCAGAAACACAGCTGCCTGATTCTGTGGCTGTAGGTTCACATCCGCTGTGGGTGTTCAATCCTGCTCCTGCAAACGATAACGGATTTAAACTTTATCGTTCGGGTTCTGTCGAACTCCTTTCTGAAACAGCCGGTTCGACCATATATTATACGGTCGATGGATCTGATCCTGCAAGCAGCGAGACAAGAATCGCTTATGATGCGCCATTCTCACTTGAAAGTGACACACTCTCGATCAATGCGGTTGCCGAGTATAAAGGATATCTTTCGGATGCGGTGAACATGGTCTACGAACTGAGAAAGACCAATGTCAACTACAGTCTTGAGGACGGCTGGAACTGGATTTCACACAATGTGGAGAATGAAATACCTGTTGAGTCGATAATCTCTGACAATGTTGACCGTGTTGTTTCCCAGACGGAAGAAGCAATCCGCGATCCCCAGTTTGGAGTTGTCGGTAATCTCAATTCGCTGAATCCGCTTGAAGCATACAAGGTGTTTACTGTAGGCGGAAACAGCGATCAGGCTGTGAGCGGAGTTTCGTTTGACCCATCTGTGCCCGTAGCTCTCAAAAAGGGCTGGAACTGGATCGGTTGTCCGATGGAGAACAGTTGTATCACCGTTGCTGATGCCTTTGTCAATCTTGAAGCTGAGGAAGGCGACATGATTGTCGGACGCGAGGGCTTCGCTCAGGCTGACACCGACGGCAATTGGATCGGAGATCTCCAGCAGCTTGCGCTCGGACAGGGCTATATGTATCTCAGCGGAAGTGTGAAAGAGTTTAACTACAACGCAGTTCCGTCACACAGCGAAGTCAGAAAGAACATTGTCCGCGAAAACACCAAGGCTACATGGACTATCGAAAGCAGCAAATATCCTTCGGTAATGCCTATAACCTCACATATCGTTAAAGACGGAGGCATTATGGCCGCTGACGGAGAGTTTGAAATCGGAGCTTTCTGTGGCGATGAGTGCCGCGGTATAGGCGTATGTGTCGAAGGATGGACCATGATCAGTGTATTCGGTAATCCCGGCGATGAAATCAGTTTCCGCATCCTGTCGACCGATTCACACAGTGAGCATGCGTTGCCTCAGACATTGACATTCACGGAATCGCCTGTCGGTTCTCTCAAGTCTCCGTTTGTGTTTAATGCTTCGGCAACCTCGGCTATCGAGACTGTAGATAATGGAGCAATAAAGGTCATCGTCGAAAATGGAAATATTGAGATTTCAGGTGACACTCAGTCGGTAGAGCTTGTCGAAGTTTATGACATCGCAGGTGTGAAGGAAGCAGCCGCGACAAATGCCGATAAGCTGAAGTTTGAGAATCTGAAGACAGGTGTCCATATCGTAGTGATATACACCGCTGACGGACACATCAGCCGGAAAGTGGAAGTAAAATAAATTTCATTTTCCGTCCTCTATAGAAAATGCCACTTCAATCGATTGAAGTGGCATTTTCTATAGAGGACGCTTCTATTGCAAAGATTTCCCTCCGGCTGTTGTCATATTTTATGCGAAACCGAAATTATGATATTACAAGCCGTAAAATATATAATTGAGCATTGAAAAAAGCTGGAAAAGAACGAAAGGGAAAATAAAATTTCTTCCCTTCTTTTCCCTTGAAAATAAAACGACAAAGCATAGTATTGGATGTCACCGACTTATGATTGAGAAATCAGCGAAAGATAACAAGCAAGTAACAAAAATGGATTTTATTTGTAGGAAGCAGTCAGGCGGTCAAAAGGGAACGGAAAGGAAAGATAAAGGTATGGTCGTGAATCAATGGATATGGCTGACTGCAATCTCTTTCTGACTTTGCAAAGGAAATAAATTTTGATGAATCTGCCAAGCGAAAACAGGCAATTTGTCAAGAGTGTCAATCGGCCTGACTGTCGGGAGTCTCCCGAAACCGATGGAGCTGACGGCGGGAAATATTCAGATATGAGGCGATTTCGCCAAGTGGCACAAGTTCAAGTATTCGCGGGAACCGCTCTACCAGTTGACGGTAGCGTTGGAGGGGCGAATAATAGTAACCGTTGAGTATTATTCCGTAGGCTTGGGAGAACAAGGACTGTACGAACCGCAGATTAAACTCCGGATTGCTCTCTAAATATTCCTGGATAAACTTTGTCGGCACAATCATCACATCGGAATCTTCCAATGCTATGATGGCAGTTGGCATGGGGCCACCCGACATTATCGCTGAGTAGTTGGCCAGAACCGCATTACTGAATACAAAGCCTACTGTCTTAAGACACCCGTCGCAGTCGGACAGCGCATGCTTGAAACCTCCGTTCCGTATCCATCCGCAGTATTTGAGGCCGTCACCGGAGTTCACGAAATATTCGCCACGGCGATAATGCCGTAGCTCGCCGTGGCTCTCGCAGATCTCCTGCCAGAATGCGAAATCGATATCCCGCTCAAAGGCGTTGAACTTCTCCATAATGCAAATATACCACTTTTTTATGAGTTTCCGGCCCTTCTGTGCTTATAAAACCCTCACAATATGGTCGATTTCAGTGCAAGTGTGACAAATGTCACTCTGAAATCCGATTATTATTGTTAACTTTGCTATGTAAACTACCCTTTAACGATTTATGGGATAGCAAAGAAAAATGACAGCATAAATACGGGCACAATGGGAAAGAGCCTCGCAAGAATCATCGGCATAGCGCGTCATCGCCTCTCTACCGACGGCGATGGCGTCACCACGCTTGTGGCTTTCCACGGATGCCCGCTCCATTGCCGTTATTGCCTCAATCCCCAGTCGCTCGGTGATGGCGGCAAGTTCAAGGAATACACCCCGGAATTGCTATACCGGGAAATACGCATCGACGAGCTTTATTTCCTTGCCACCAATGGCGGCGTGACATTCGGCGGTGGGGAGCCGTGTCTGCGTCCCGATTTTATCCGACGCTTCCGCGAACTGTGCGACGAGAGCTGGCAAATCAATCTTGAAACCTCGCTCAATGTTCCGATGGACAATATCGCGTCCTTGCTCCCTGTGGTAAATACACTTATCATCGACATCAAGGACATGAATTCTGAGATTTACCGCAACTATACCGGGCTGGACAATTCCCTTGTCCTATCCAATCTCCGGCTGATAGCCGATAACGGAAGGCAGAGTGACTGCATCGTCCGCATACCTCTGATACCTGAGTTCACCACTGATGCCGATCGCGACGCAAGCCGAGCCGCGCTTGAACAACTCGGCTTTACCCGATTCGATTTATTCACCTACCAAATCCGCAAACAATGTCTATGAATAAAAAAACGACGTTCATAATTGGAATTGCCTTATGCTCAATGCTGGCTATAATTGCAATTATTCTGATTTTTATCACTTCAGGAAAGGATGGTGAGGCAATGAAGATTATTTATGCCTGCTTCGCCGGGTGGATGATATTCGGCGTATATCGGGGATTTAGGCATATATTCTCTAAGCCGGACAAGAAACCATGTCCTACTTTTGAGGGAGTGAGCTATAACATCACTCCGGTATCCGATAAAAAAGTCATAGAAGACTTTTTTAATCCTCTGGCTATGCGGTTTCGCACTGTAGGTTCACTGTTTATCCTTTGTGTGTTGTGGGTCGGCATGGAATACTTCAGCCCTAAATTTACAATCTATTTCTGGATATTACTTATTATAACAATTGTTGTCAAAGGCTTTCTACTCACCCGTTATATACGACTGAATAACGCTATGAATACTCTTGGGAAAGTCATACTTGAACAGACCGGAGATATTGATGTGTTCAGGTACGATGTGACAGTTCAGCTAATCAATGAAGCCGATACTACCCCGGAAGATGTAATTGATCCCATAAGACCCTATGTGAATGTGTCGGGCAGTTATGATGATTACCTTAAAGATGTGTCGCAGTTCAGTATAGAACAGCGTCATATTCTTTCAGTCAACTGGTATATTTCTGAGGTGTATGGCGATGGACATTATGGATTTTTCACTGATTCAATCGGCATGGTATATCTTGATGCCATTGAGGGCCTTAAAGCTATCGGTGCAGAAAAGTATGCCGGGATTCTTGAAAAGGCGGTTTCGGAGTTTGATGGTATAAAACAACCGCAGTTTGACTTGGAGCAACGAGTCAATATAATCAATGAGTTGGATCTTGATTTTGGGAAGTTTGATGATGCAATGTATTCATTAGATGAATATGACGAGGAAATTACGAAAATGCAAATGGCTTATGTCCGTCTCCACGCCAACAATTTCCTTTTTGATAACCCACAAAAACACTGACTATGGCACGAGGAAAACAGACCTGCAAGATATTGAAGGAGATACGTCGGCAGATTGCCGAGGCTAACGGCATCGAGTTCGCCACTTCGGAATGTCGCTACAAGGGCGACTGCCTCGGCACATGCCCCAAATGCGAAGCCGAGGTCCGCTACCTTGAGCAGCAGCTCCGCGCCCGCACCCTCGCCGGGAAAGCCGTAGCCCTCGCCGGCATCTCTGCTGGTATGATTCTTATGTCGGAGTGTAGCGGCATATCGTCAAATCAATCGAACGTTACATTGCAGGGCGAGCCTGAGATATCAGTCGAGCAGATTGAGGTTGCTGACACAATCGAGGAGGGCGAACTGCCCGCAATTGAAGATACGGTTGTCTTAAAAAAAGGAGAAATCGATGATACTGAAATTGTTGTGGGGGAAATTATTGACCCTGAACAAGAAGATAACGTGTATGAAGCTATTGTAGATGTTCGCCCAACATTCCCCGGCGGCGATGAAAAACTAATGGAATGGATATCGCAGCATATCGTATATCCTCCGGGGTGCTGGGAGTCAAACATACAAGGTCGCGTTATAATCCGGTTCATGATAAAAGCAGACGGCTCCGTAGGGGAAGCTGAAATTATACGTAGAGTTTATCCGGAACTTGACAAAGAAGCCTTGCGTGTCGTCAAATCCCTGCCCAAATTCAACCCGGCAACCCTGAATGGTAAAGCGGTTGAATATTGGTTTACCCTACCTATAATATTTAGATTGACAGATAATTTTGAAAGCCCTGAAAAAGCAAAGGATTCTGTTATAACGGTAACACAAAACGAAGTCGTATCTGGGACGGAATATGGCACAGATGAAGTCAAAATATATAATGTAGTGGAGCAAATGCCGGAGTATCCGGGAGGGCAGGCAGCATTGTTGAAATTCATTGGCGACAATCTCAAATATCCGAAAGAAATGGTTGGTTGTTTTCAAGGAAGTATCAGAGTAAGGTTTTATGTTGACACATTAGGCCATGTATGCGACCCACAGATAATCAGAGGTATGGATTCTGCTCTTGACAGAGAAGTTCTGAGGGTTGTAAGACTGTTCCCTGATTTCATCCCGGGACAACATGAAGGCAGGAAAGTTAATGTGTATGTGAATTTGCCAATAAGTTTTGACCCTAATCGCTATTGATTATGGCACGAGGAAAACAGACCTGCAAGATATTGAAAGAGATACGTCGGCAGATTGCCGACGCAAACGGCATCGAGTTTGCCACGTCGGAATGTCGCTACAAGGGAGACTGTCTCGGCACGTGCCCAAAATGCGAGGCCGAGGTGCTCTACTTGGAGCAACAACTTCGCTCCCGTCAGCGCATGGGTAAAGCCATCATTCTCGCCGGAATCTCGACAGGTGCTTTAGCATTGCTAAATCCAAACGGCGTTTCCGCGCAGGCTCCGGATCCGAACCTGTCGCTCCCAATGGGAGATATTGCAGTCCATGCTGTAACCGATACATTTATGGTGAAAGGCGTCGTGTGCGAAAAAATAGACAGCAATGGAATAACACAACGAGAACCATTGATAGGAGCAACTATAATCAATTTACGAAACAATAAGGGTTGTGCTTCAGGTATTGAAGGTGATTTTGAAATAGAAGTTGCGCCCGGCGATACATTGGAAGTGTCATTTCCCGGATATCATATTCTGAAAGTGCCAATCAAGCGATGGTCCGATAATTTAGATATTGTGCTTGAAGCAGACGAGTCGGTATTAACGGGCGACGTACTTGTTCTGGGAGGTGCTATTTCTGTGAAAAGAGAAATAAATCATTATCTCGACCTCAATGTGATTGATGAGGAAGGCAACCGCATTGACAAAGATGATTTGTATATTGAACGAATATGGATAGACGATGACAACGAAGAAGATTCCCGATTTTTATCACCGGAATACTTTGATGAAAAACATCCATGTCGAATATTCTGGGATTATGATTATGGTTTAACTGATGAAGAAGGCAAGCCATTAAAAGAAGCTACACTCCGTATCGAGGCAGATGGCTACGACGACCCTGTGATAATCAAGGTTAAATATCCCAAGCGCAACACCAAGAAAACCATCAAGTTCAAACATAAGGAGAAATAGCTATGGCCACGGTCTCGAAATATAAGAAAAGTGCATATATGAAATCACTCATACCATTAATGATGCTATTCTGCTGTTTAGGTCTTTTTTATTTGTTCATGGGGTCGCTAAACGGTGAAGGTTTCGCAAACACATCTGTGATGATTTCATCGCTCTTATCGTTTTTGTCGATAATATTTGGTTGGCTATTAATACTGAGTTTGAAATTATTTAGTAGAATTGTCATTGACGAAAATGGATTGACATATTATCTGCCATATCTGCCGATACTTGTTTTCACTAAAGACCTCCATGACTACGACTGTAAATGCAATGTAAGGGTCTTTAATCGTTACGGAGAATTGATAAATGGGGTTTGGCTCGTCAAAAACGGTATCGTAAAGCATGAAATCTACGACAATATATTTGCAAATTTTCAAGAATTGTATGACGCGATAGATTTACCGAAACATCATATCAAGAAACCTGTACCTCCATTTACGCACACCGCCTATCAACTTGGAGTCAGACGTATTAAAAACGAGCAGGCATGATTACTTTCTTCAAACACGATATTGTAGTGAATAGGAGTAAAGATGAACTTTTATCGTTTATCTCCGCTTCTACCGTTATTTCGTGTGACAGGATGAACTATGGCAAAAAGGACGAATTTCGCGGCTCGGTATGGCGAAACGGATTCCGCATAGCTCTGAATACATACTATGTTAATTCCTTTGCCTCCGATGCAGTCGGCATTGTAGAGCAAGTTGGAAAAGATAAATGTCGTGTTCATTTGGCGGTTGGTATGAGTGAGTTTGTATTGGTTATGATGGCCGTATGGAATATGGGATTGCTATTTATATTTATGCTTGTGTTATCATCTTGTTTTACAAATGGAATCGCTGTGGGCATAGCAAAGCTATTGATATTTATACCTTTTGTTTTGATTGATTTCCTGTTTCTACGATTCGCGTTATATGCCAACTATAAGAAACTTAAGAAGCGTATGCTTGAAATACTAACATGACAATATGGAAACGACACTGCGCTACATAGTAATAATCGCTATTGCCTATGGCATAGGCAAGGGAATATATCAGTCGACACGTTCACGGTCGATTGACTATTCTCTATGGGCGATTATCGCGCTTATGAGTGCAGTGTTATGGATTTCAAGAGGATTTCTTATCTCCAGTCGGATATATGATTTCCTGATGATTGCCGTATGGCTTATTGCAATCGGTTGTTTTGTTTTCTCGCGGAAATCCCAATATGGAAAGTATTTGAAATCTATTGCCATTAGTGGACTTTCTGTTTTCTTTGCTGTCTTTAGCCATTGGAATATAAAGGCGCAGTCCATCGTTCCAACAACCTTAATAACTTCACTAAAGGGATATTCAACAAATCGAATAGATGAGGTATGTTTCCGTTATAACGGAACCCCATTTTGGAGAAGTTACAATCTCAACAACTACCCAAATGTAAAGCTACTTCCTGAGCAGTACGATGTAAGTTTGACAATCAAGCCGATTTCACCCAATATCGCCAAACTTGAATCAATCACGTTAATTCCAAAAGCAAAGATATGAAAACTTCTCTCCGATATAATATTGCGCTTTGCATGGTATGGGTGCAGCTCGCCCTACTGCCTGTTGTTATTGGTATGGAGATGATCTTAGATAACCACCAACTATGGCGGTGGAATCTTGATTTGTGGGTGTGGATGTTTGGTTTTGCATTAGGATTGTTTATCAAACCGATTGCCGGTAATATTGAAGCTCCGCAAATTCTTAAATATTGGATCCATTTTGATTTTGTCGCCTCGTGGATTCTTGCTCTTCCGTTTTTCCTGATATTTTTAAGCTGTTTCCCTTCTATTTATGATAAAAACGATAACTACATATTGTATAAAGATAGCGGCCCGTTTGATTGTGTGCCCACAGCTTACATTGGATTAAAAGACGGGCCATTCATATCTCCTATCAAAACCAATATATATCCATTTTTCGGTACTGCTGAAACATATCTTACCATCAATAAAGAAATGGGATATTTTGCTGTGACAACAGATAAAGAAAATGGATCAGTTTGGGTACATCCTCTTGATTCAATAAAATATGCCAGATTCGCACCTGAAATCGGACTGCTGATAGACAATCTGTTTCAATACAATCCATTAACCGGCCAAATGACCTCAGGTAGTTTCACATTACCCTCACCGTTTGCCACGGTGAGTTATCGTCAGGGATGCACTATTCACTATGATTGCCGAAATCCAAATGTGGATGTTCTGATAGATTATTACAATGCGGATGACACTCGCACGCCAGCCAAAGATTGCGTGCAGATAAGATACCACGGCCCCGACCATCAATATCTGAATTTTTCCTTACCAAAAGATTCTGTGCCTTGGATGTCGCCTGCCGAAGTGCGCCGGTTTATCATCAACTTGAATAGGAGGACTGAGAAATGAATAAGGTATTGGCAGAATACATTTCTATATGCTCTCAATTCCGCAAAGACGGCTTGAGCAAACCTGAAAGGAAACAGCGACATGCCATGCTTTCGGAATGGACCAAAAACATTCATACGGATGAAATCCCGACAATGCTGGAATTATGTGAATTTCGGGATTGTTATGGCGAACTGTGCTATAATAATTATTTCATCAAATCCATAATAATTCCTGTGGTAGCCGCTGACTTTGAAAACAACGGAATTGATGGCATCAAGTTTTTGTTCAGTTGTTTCCGTGGTCACGATAGGTTATATAACAATGCCAATAGTCCGCTATCCATTTTTTGTGACGCTATTGGTTATAAGTACAATCCCATACAGTTGGCTGATTTAGTTCTTGATGTGGAACCTGAAAATCTTGATGTATTGAATTTCAAGTATTATTCTTTGAAATCATATTTGGAATTTTCCCTCCACGAAATACCGTCAGGCATACTCGACGGTATGAATGGAGTTTCGGTTTCAGCCATTCTGGATATGCTTCACATTGTAGATGAGTTTCAATACTTATCAGAAAGACTTTCGTTGAATGATGACAGTGCATTGATTGCCGATTGCCGCAAATTCTATTCCGCTTACGAGAACTATCTCAAGAATCTGGATTCATTCAAGAACTTTGCAGATTATCTGAATAGGAACGGTATTGAATACAAAGTTTACAGCAGCACATATTATTACGAATAGAGGTATGAAGAAGTGGCAGAAAATATTGGGCGTTATTGTCGGCGTGATAATCGGAATATTGAATTTCATCATATTCCGAGCAATCGAGTATGTCTATATATCAAATGATCTTATAGGCGAGGATAACTTGCCATTATGGCAAGTCAGTAACTATTTTATGGCTTTGGAAGTCCTTTTTATTGTGACTTACATTGCTGGAATCATACTTTTTATCAAGTTATGGCGGAAAGGGGGCAGTCGATGAATTTTTTATACAAAGCAAAATGGATTATCATGGTGTTATCCGCAATAGTGTGGGGAATGACCTTTGGCGTGTTGTTCGCAGGAGGCTCGGCATTTGTCAATCGCACGTTTCTGATTCTCAATTTGATTCTGCTTTTGGCTCAGATTATGAATGTGGTAAGGGCATTTCTGATTGGCAAGAAAGACATTGGCATCATACTTTCAATATGTTTGGCTATAACAATATCGCTCTTATGGGCTACATATCTATGGGGTTGGAATTATACTGTCAAGGCATTAACAATCGGATTTGAATGAAAGGGAGCATCTTATATATTATTGGTATCGTCTGCAATATTTTATTGCTGGCATACAGTGTGTTCCTATTTGTAGGTCTTGGTAACGAGTGGTTTGATAAGGAGCTTTATCTTACCTCTGCTACTGCGCGGACTGCTATCTTTGTTATGATGGTTGGCACAATGGCGTTGTTCCTTATTAACCTCAGAATATGCCGCAGCCGATATAATGGACGAGGATTAAAATGGCTGTATTCATTCAATATTTTTATCAATCCTGTCGTTTCGGTTCTCTTTCTTCGAGGAAAAGAAATGCCCAACTTCATGAATAAAGAATGGAAACGGAGAATGTATGTGGCAGGGATGTATCTCAATTATAGTTTTCTAATTTGGCTCGTAGCTTTATTGATAATAAGCCTGATTTCAAACGACCTCGGAAATCTTATGTTTTCTCAAACATGGATATGGATTTTATTGGGCTTGCCGACAATAATTCTATACCAATACAATATGGCAATCTGCATAAAGGAAGATACATTTCCCAAAATGTTGGCATTGATCTTCGGCCTTGTATTTTACTCTCCGTCTTATTCCCGTCGTGTCCTTAAAAACAACTGGCTATGAAGAAATCACATATCATCTTTGCGCTGATAGCTTTTTCGCTGGCTGGAATACTGATGTTTACTCTTAGTATAGCCAATCTTCGCAAGACTAATAAACAGATAAACGACATATTCGATACTTATTATAGTCATGTCGATTATATATTGAAAGGACAGGTAATATCCAAAAAGCTACTTTACGATTATGGCTCTCATTATAAGGATGCTTATATTCTAACTGTTCAAGTCGATTCAATGGAGATAATGAAGAATGAATTATCAGATGACGAGCGATTTTTCGGAATTTATGATTCTGAATTGAAACGAGCCTATATCATTTCTCCTATATACAGTTACAGAACCTTCCAGCCATATGGAGATAATGAGGAGTTGCCACGAATCAGCGTCTTAACATCAACAAGAGATCGCACCGTCAAATTTTCAGACGGTCTTGAATTGGGTATGATTATTTCTGATTCCAAAGATGTGTTCAATGAGTTTGAGAATGAGAATACGATTCATTTCTAAACGACAATCAAATATGAAACTGAAAAATAAAAACACCGGCAAATTTATTGGTGTGGCGACTATTAGCGGCATACTGACTTTCGCTATCGCTTGCGGATTGTGGTATATGGTTTCAGGCGTGAATTGGTTGGATTTTTGGGGGATTCTTGTCTCAATCATTTCGTTTTGGATAATCGGGGCATTGATAGCGTGGCTTATCGTTCCTGACAGGAAAAACTATCTGTTGAGCGTCGCAGCATATTTATCCACAATCGGGGTTAATTTCATTATAGCGGCCTTTGACTTACTCAACGGAGAACCCTCGATAAACGGATGGATTGTCCTGTTCGCAATAGGCTTCGCAATTATCTCCATTCCCGGAGCTATTCTGTTGAATTTAGTAACAACACGTATTCTCAAATGAATACCGATAAATACATAGCAAAGGAATCGTTTACGGCACCAATCCTGTGTGTCGGAATGACAGCATGGTGCATATGGGTCGGTTGCACTGAGGGCTGGAATATACTCAGTGTTGGCGGTCTGGTCTTTTTTGCCGTCGGCATTGTCATTTACATATTCAAGTATGTGAAATATGGACGCAGCGTATTGATGATTGATGAAACCGGAATCACTATAAAAGATTGGCACAAGAATAAACTCCTGCATTGGGACGAAATCGAGAAATGCGACATAGCATGGCGCACCGCTATGGGGCACTGCTTCCGTTGTCTGGGCATAAAGACTTTGGCAGGGAAACGAGAAAAATTCCACGACGTAAGACTATCTGGCAAATTATGCCGAAACAGGAGCGTAAGACAAGCCATTGAAAAGTTTGGCGGAACCGAAATATTCGATTATGAAGGTTCAAGCCAACAGAACCGCTATGTCGTAAATATTATGATCTTCGCACTATTGGCAGTATTCGTATTCTTCATAATTTACTCCATACTATGAAAAAGGCCGGAAAAATAATCGCATATTCTATCGCTCTCCTTATTGTTATAGCGATAGCAGTTTCTATTGTCGCAATTTATCATATGGGATACAATACAGCTCATTACAGAGAGAAAGACATTGAGGCAATAAATCAGGCGACCTTTGAGAATAGATACAACGAGCAATCGGAACATAAAGATATAATTATAAGCAAAGAAGAAGCCATAAAGAATTATTACGGCAAAGATTCGGTATTCGATATTGACCGTGAAGATTATGAAACCGCAAAATGGGTTCTGGAATCTTCATTTCCGAAAGAAATAATCAGAGATGGAGGCGGGTACAAATGCGTTGAGTCCGGAAACACATCATCCGTCGATAGGATAATAAGGATGTTTCCTATTGACCGGTATTTCAAACAATACCTTGGTGTCTGGCAGAATGGGCGAAAGACCGTCACTATATATCTCACAACAGAATACACTCCGGAGTATGTGGGGCAATATGTGCAATACAAGGGTCTAATACCGGAAGAGATTACGGTAACCATTGATTTGATGACCGAAAAACTATCCTTATAATCCAACTACCATGATTTTAATACTCGGAATTATAATACATCTGATTCTCTTTACTTTACTGACGGTGGTGATTGCATTGCCATTGGCCGGTATTGTATGTTGGCTAAGCAGGAAGCATAGGAAACGTAATACCATACTGGCATTATCATCGCCATTTGTGTTTATATATTCGTTCTATTTCACTTGTCTAATCGGCGGTTTCACCTGTGCATCAATCTTTGATACCGGCTGCGGAATGGACGGATACTATAAGACCGATTTGCCTAACGGTTATCAGATAGAATCCCTTGCGGATGACTTCGACCGCGAATATTTCACAGGGTATATCCGCAAAGACGGAGCGCGCGTTTTTGAATGGGTAACTAAAATCAAGATTGTAGGCGATTCGATTTGTGGAGAACAGTCTTTTGAGCCTGCCGG is part of the Duncaniella dubosii genome and encodes:
- a CDS encoding TonB family protein; this encodes MARGKQTCKILKEIRRQIAEANGIEFATSECRYKGDCLGTCPKCEAEVRYLEQQLRARTLAGKAVALAGISAGMILMSECSGISSNQSNVTLQGEPEISVEQIEVADTIEEGELPAIEDTVVLKKGEIDDTEIVVGEIIDPEQEDNVYEAIVDVRPTFPGGDEKLMEWISQHIVYPPGCWESNIQGRVIIRFMIKADGSVGEAEIIRRVYPELDKEALRVVKSLPKFNPATLNGKAVEYWFTLPIIFRLTDNFESPEKAKDSVITVTQNEVVSGTEYGTDEVKIYNVVEQMPEYPGGQAALLKFIGDNLKYPKEMVGCFQGSIRVRFYVDTLGHVCDPQIIRGMDSALDREVLRVVRLFPDFIPGQHEGRKVNVYVNLPISFDPNRY
- a CDS encoding DMP19 family protein; the encoded protein is MKIIYACFAGWMIFGVYRGFRHIFSKPDKKPCPTFEGVSYNITPVSDKKVIEDFFNPLAMRFRTVGSLFILCVLWVGMEYFSPKFTIYFWILLIITIVVKGFLLTRYIRLNNAMNTLGKVILEQTGDIDVFRYDVTVQLINEADTTPEDVIDPIRPYVNVSGSYDDYLKDVSQFSIEQRHILSVNWYISEVYGDGHYGFFTDSIGMVYLDAIEGLKAIGAEKYAGILEKAVSEFDGIKQPQFDLEQRVNIINELDLDFGKFDDAMYSLDEYDEEITKMQMAYVRLHANNFLFDNPQKH
- a CDS encoding radical SAM protein: MGKSLARIIGIARHRLSTDGDGVTTLVAFHGCPLHCRYCLNPQSLGDGGKFKEYTPELLYREIRIDELYFLATNGGVTFGGGEPCLRPDFIRRFRELCDESWQINLETSLNVPMDNIASLLPVVNTLIIDIKDMNSEIYRNYTGLDNSLVLSNLRLIADNGRQSDCIVRIPLIPEFTTDADRDASRAALEQLGFTRFDLFTYQIRKQCL
- a CDS encoding leucine-rich repeat protein, whose protein sequence is MDLNESNIWRNADMSLFIKDSQSRPNLFKEGENYKFKVISEATGIEAKVKCVSHVLTKFGDKPEFTDIETILTPDENGVYTISNLQGSIKIDITASIVVSEGSMISSGELGLVSEEEAKNITNIGVSGELDNAAFTEIRDKFKSLETLNLSELTNEEIPSNAFLDMSSLKSVVIPENVVTIGSGAFAGCENLESVTLPGVEAIGDGAFDGCSNLTSITMLGKSADNAAEAVSRAPRKARLTEDAFRGINPNCLIYIPEDSGIELGTMRNVIVNQGSSRVADTDIVLEQGYPFNAPASFSLGANSISMTIDIPGSISDDNDGWKGVILPFAPDSVAYGEEFVPRGEKVLNLLTLNSEEGDTFTSADSIVANRPYLANLHAPFATVPVTFIARGKSADSEIVYDVNYTPLAEEMSVNGRGLTLYGAYGADNDKSDVYVLDENGVAFRRAATDSVAVTPFSVFVCPSETQLPDSVAVGSHPLWVFNPAPANDNGFKLYRSGSVELLSETAGSTIYYTVDGSDPASSETRIAYDAPFSLESDTLSINAVAEYKGYLSDAVNMVYELRKTNVNYSLEDGWNWISHNVENEIPVESIISDNVDRVVSQTEEAIRDPQFGVVGNLNSLNPLEAYKVFTVGGNSDQAVSGVSFDPSVPVALKKGWNWIGCPMENSCITVADAFVNLEAEEGDMIVGREGFAQADTDGNWIGDLQQLALGQGYMYLSGSVKEFNYNAVPSHSEVRKNIVRENTKATWTIESSKYPSVMPITSHIVKDGGIMAADGEFEIGAFCGDECRGIGVCVEGWTMISVFGNPGDEISFRILSTDSHSEHALPQTLTFTESPVGSLKSPFVFNASATSAIETVDNGAIKVIVENGNIEISGDTQSVELVEVYDIAGVKEAAATNADKLKFENLKTGVHIVVIYTADGHISRKVEVK
- a CDS encoding Crp/Fnr family transcriptional regulator, which produces MEKFNAFERDIDFAFWQEICESHGELRHYRRGEYFVNSGDGLKYCGWIRNGGFKHALSDCDGCLKTVGFVFSNAVLANYSAIMSGGPMPTAIIALEDSDVMIVPTKFIQEYLESNPEFNLRFVQSLFSQAYGIILNGYYYSPLQRYRQLVERFPRILELVPLGEIASYLNISRRQLHRFRETPDSQAD